A portion of the Leptospira inadai serovar Lyme str. 10 genome contains these proteins:
- a CDS encoding adenylate/guanylate cyclase domain-containing protein yields MFQEANLEQKEKSLEGFPALNKSDIGKFIGVLRKAGDWDLIRMNPYRFASTADFKPEVALDLFLHGAKIGLFDIAYNMICPACGGVAASHKSLDQIDEDYFHCYICNMDVPTTLDDQVEVTFTIHPSVRRIDVISLSLQDVESYYRYHFSANYQKSPQLLRFIRSNLHGLLRLDPNESTVVNVNAEKLNAYQFTSVENNSAVFLYFDKEGSQKSNSIELNLLPGGFTPAELHLPKGKYDIKVTNSTIGKAGGLHLTPSINRIAAIVKDHPTKIEKFLTAKNLLNNQTFRDLFRVQQLRQNLNLNVKSLTIMFTDLRGSTEMYDKAGDMAAYRLVKEHFRLLMDVVKKHNGAIVKTMGDAIMAAFSSPLEGLLASLDMMAKIDQMNRGSHTQEFEIGLKVGLNEGPSLAVINDERLDYFGQSVNIAARVQGLAKAGEIWVTNSVLNTPGVDELLLEKGYNWETSEASLKGVGQKAVVHKLFPKVA; encoded by the coding sequence ATGTTTCAGGAAGCTAACCTAGAGCAGAAAGAGAAATCGTTGGAAGGATTTCCCGCACTGAACAAATCCGATATCGGTAAGTTTATCGGAGTCTTGCGCAAGGCGGGGGATTGGGACTTGATAAGAATGAATCCGTATCGATTCGCTTCCACGGCCGATTTCAAGCCTGAGGTTGCGTTAGACCTTTTTTTGCACGGAGCGAAAATCGGTTTATTCGATATTGCTTATAATATGATTTGCCCGGCCTGCGGAGGAGTGGCTGCCAGTCATAAATCCCTGGATCAAATCGACGAAGATTACTTTCATTGTTATATTTGTAATATGGATGTTCCGACCACGCTTGACGATCAAGTCGAGGTGACTTTTACGATTCATCCTTCCGTCAGGCGTATCGACGTCATCTCGCTCTCTTTGCAGGATGTAGAATCCTATTACCGGTATCATTTTTCCGCCAACTATCAAAAATCCCCGCAACTACTTCGATTCATACGCTCGAATCTGCACGGTCTGCTTCGATTGGATCCTAACGAATCGACGGTCGTAAACGTAAATGCGGAGAAGCTTAATGCTTATCAGTTTACTTCCGTGGAAAATAATTCGGCCGTGTTTCTTTATTTCGATAAAGAAGGATCGCAAAAATCGAATTCGATCGAACTGAATCTTCTTCCCGGAGGATTTACGCCGGCCGAATTGCACCTCCCGAAGGGGAAATACGATATCAAAGTGACGAATAGTACGATCGGTAAAGCGGGCGGATTACATTTAACTCCGAGTATCAATCGAATTGCGGCGATAGTAAAGGATCATCCGACCAAAATAGAGAAGTTTTTAACGGCTAAGAATTTGCTGAATAACCAAACCTTTAGGGATCTATTTCGAGTTCAGCAATTAAGACAAAACTTAAACTTAAACGTTAAGAGTCTGACCATTATGTTTACCGATTTACGAGGATCGACAGAAATGTACGATAAAGCCGGGGATATGGCCGCTTATCGTTTGGTTAAGGAGCATTTTCGTCTGCTAATGGATGTAGTAAAAAAACATAATGGAGCGATCGTAAAGACCATGGGCGACGCGATCATGGCGGCTTTTTCCTCACCGCTGGAAGGCTTGCTCGCTTCCCTGGACATGATGGCTAAGATCGATCAAATGAACCGAGGATCTCATACGCAGGAATTCGAAATCGGATTGAAAGTCGGTTTAAACGAAGGTCCTTCCCTCGCGGTCATTAACGACGAGCGGCTGGATTATTTCGGGCAGAGCGTGAATATTGCGGCAAGAGTGCAGGGTCTTGCGAAAGCCGGGGAAATTTGGGTGACTAATTCGGTCTTAAACACGCCGGGAGTCGACGAGCTATTGCTCGAAAAAGGGTATAATTGGGAAACGTCCGAGGCTTCCCTAAAAGGCGTCGGGCAGAAAGCGGTCGTTCATAAACTTTTTCCGAAGGTCGCTTAG
- a CDS encoding glucose 1-dehydrogenase, giving the protein MKNKIAIVTGGNAGIGKSLVLEFSARGAKVLFCGRRVEEGKKVEEEVRRSGGEARFFPCDVSDDAQVKDFIDKAEAMYGGLDFAVNNAGVGGLSLPLHDYPEKVWEKVVNVNLKGTWLCMKYEIPLLLKRGKGAIVNISSIAGIVGADWKVAPYSAAKHGIIGLTKSAALEYAEQNIRVNAICPGFIRTEMLEGLFRSSSDPAEAERRITRLHPANRLPEPEEVAKAAIWLCSDEASFITGAALPVDGGYTAK; this is encoded by the coding sequence ATGAAAAATAAAATCGCAATAGTCACCGGCGGAAACGCGGGGATCGGAAAATCTCTTGTTTTGGAATTTTCCGCTCGGGGAGCCAAGGTCTTGTTTTGTGGAAGGCGTGTAGAAGAGGGAAAAAAAGTGGAGGAGGAAGTTCGTCGATCGGGAGGAGAGGCAAGATTTTTCCCTTGCGACGTTTCCGACGATGCTCAAGTAAAAGATTTCATCGATAAGGCCGAAGCCATGTACGGAGGGTTGGATTTTGCGGTAAACAATGCGGGAGTCGGAGGACTTTCCTTACCGCTTCACGATTATCCCGAAAAAGTCTGGGAAAAGGTCGTAAACGTAAACTTAAAAGGAACTTGGCTTTGCATGAAGTATGAGATTCCCTTATTATTGAAGAGAGGAAAGGGTGCGATCGTGAATATATCTTCGATTGCAGGGATTGTGGGTGCGGATTGGAAGGTTGCGCCGTACTCCGCCGCAAAGCACGGCATCATCGGCTTAACCAAATCCGCTGCGCTCGAGTACGCGGAACAAAACATCAGAGTCAACGCGATTTGTCCGGGTTTCATTCGCACCGAAATGTTGGAAGGACTGTTTCGGAGTTCTTCCGATCCTGCCGAGGCAGAACGCAGAATCACTCGTTTACATCCCGCAAATAGACTTCCCGAACCGGAGGAAGTCGCTAAGGCGGCGATCTGGCTCTGTTCCGATGAAGCTTCTTTTATTACCGGTGCGGCACTGCCTGTCGACGGCGGGTATACGGCTAAATAA
- a CDS encoding beta-ketoacyl-[acyl-carrier-protein] synthase family protein has product MEKIKNGKNSRVVVTGIGVILPNTFTVPDFWTNISEGKSQLQFITRFPVDDFPVKVAGEMNTFDWKRHLPDLNGNYAKNYNTETFALMAAMEEANKDAKIEKGTLDPSRVGFIDSSSRASLAWWDFAWRKYIEEKDQSVFDRYSVLTSMASNPTNLTAINSNIQGFVTTISAACVGGHHAISLCYQAIRKGRAEIMYAGGHEFPLLKPLMMMYSDPMSRVMSLEKEDPKRGIRPYDKNRDGFLLGEGAVVLVLERLDRALNRGAKIYAEVLGTYSYNEADHAMRMDLTGKKAATGLKHLMKISNIHLGDIDYFCGHGTATYNNDLAESRAISLLYDGKPKFHWAPVGSIKPIFGHTFGAAGIINVAATSLMLKNQTVCPTINVTDPDPECDHDHAAEGARKTRLRYAISMAFAIGSQSSFVSLAAPDF; this is encoded by the coding sequence ATGGAAAAGATTAAAAATGGAAAGAACTCGAGAGTCGTAGTCACCGGCATCGGCGTGATTCTCCCGAATACGTTTACTGTCCCCGACTTCTGGACGAACATTTCCGAAGGAAAATCCCAGCTTCAATTCATTACGCGATTTCCCGTCGATGATTTTCCCGTAAAAGTAGCGGGGGAAATGAATACCTTCGATTGGAAGCGCCACCTTCCGGACTTAAACGGTAACTACGCTAAAAATTATAATACCGAGACCTTTGCCTTAATGGCTGCAATGGAAGAGGCGAATAAAGACGCCAAAATCGAAAAGGGGACCTTGGATCCGTCTCGCGTAGGCTTTATCGACTCTTCTTCCAGGGCTTCCCTGGCTTGGTGGGACTTTGCCTGGCGAAAGTATATAGAGGAAAAGGACCAAAGTGTTTTTGACCGATATTCCGTATTAACTTCTATGGCTTCAAACCCGACTAATTTAACTGCCATTAATTCCAATATCCAAGGCTTTGTAACCACCATCTCGGCGGCCTGCGTAGGCGGACATCACGCGATCAGCCTATGTTATCAGGCGATCCGAAAAGGACGCGCCGAAATCATGTATGCAGGCGGGCATGAATTCCCTCTTTTGAAACCCTTGATGATGATGTATTCCGACCCGATGAGTAGAGTTATGTCTTTAGAAAAGGAAGACCCGAAGCGAGGGATTCGTCCTTATGATAAAAACAGGGACGGTTTTCTTTTAGGCGAAGGTGCCGTAGTCCTCGTCTTGGAAAGGTTGGATCGAGCCTTGAATCGAGGCGCAAAAATCTACGCGGAAGTCCTAGGCACTTACAGCTATAACGAGGCCGATCACGCGATGAGAATGGACTTAACCGGTAAAAAAGCGGCAACCGGATTAAAGCATTTAATGAAAATTAGTAATATCCATTTAGGAGATATCGACTATTTTTGCGGTCATGGAACCGCCACTTATAATAATGATCTGGCAGAAAGCAGGGCGATCTCATTATTGTATGACGGAAAACCGAAATTTCACTGGGCTCCCGTCGGATCCATTAAGCCGATTTTCGGACATACATTCGGCGCGGCAGGGATCATAAACGTGGCCGCCACTTCTCTAATGCTAAAAAATCAAACCGTCTGTCCGACCATCAATGTGACGGATCCGGATCCGGAATGCGATCACGATCATGCTGCCGAAGGCGCCCGCAAAACACGGCTAAGGTACGCGATTTCCATGGCATTTGCGATCGGAAGCCAATCGTCCTTCGTTAGCTTGGCCGCTCCCGATTTTTGA
- a CDS encoding acyl-CoA thioesterase, with amino-acid sequence MSQIPVPSNFAYWTTIPVRRSDTRSATVVGGLFVSHLTYETLIPLINEAFDAFLENYSWSKANIAGSNIIIPRLEADYKSEAKSGDILKFEIAVSNLGRKSCDLIFQVTKNPQGEEVATVKISLVFYDYVSRKTMEIPEGFRSRFSE; translated from the coding sequence ATGTCCCAAATCCCCGTTCCGTCAAACTTCGCCTACTGGACTACAATCCCGGTTCGGAGATCCGATACGCGGAGTGCAACCGTTGTCGGCGGACTTTTCGTTTCCCACCTAACTTACGAGACATTAATTCCCTTAATCAACGAAGCCTTTGACGCGTTTTTGGAGAATTATTCCTGGTCAAAGGCGAATATCGCAGGCTCCAATATCATCATCCCCCGGTTGGAAGCGGATTATAAATCCGAAGCAAAGTCGGGCGATATCTTAAAATTCGAAATTGCCGTTTCCAATCTTGGCAGGAAGTCCTGCGATCTGATTTTTCAAGTGACCAAGAATCCTCAGGGAGAGGAGGTCGCGACGGTTAAAATCTCCTTGGTGTTTTACGATTATGTTTCGCGTAAGACCATGGAAATTCCGGAAGGCTTTCGAAGCAGGTTTAGCGAATGA
- a CDS encoding ketoacyl-ACP synthase III, producing the protein MVTNKIPASNGVRITGFGHYLPERVVTNEEIQSRLKYPEMHPAEKAVIGDIGVTKRHRASETETAMYMAAKVAEMALKDAGKKADDVDLFILANWTDRYFLPDLAPQASKLAGTKNALSFDISTACTGFVHGVQMASAYLGTGKFKTALVIGSERFSIRTRIGGYGEFTAGDGAAGVLLEFTGEKEFGIIDSFLKDDGDLSGVIVTGPPPQSYVKSFPDLVTKAADLTLSAMDDLLQRNGLTPEDIDWVVPHPGTDVVVQSLLKRTKFPREKILMNFDRVGNTSAASIPVVLSEFYQKGTFKKGDLFLTPAVGGGFYWGGLLFRL; encoded by the coding sequence ATGGTTACTAATAAAATCCCTGCGTCCAACGGCGTCCGGATCACCGGCTTTGGACATTACCTACCGGAAAGAGTAGTAACCAACGAGGAAATTCAAAGCAGGCTCAAGTACCCGGAAATGCATCCTGCAGAGAAAGCGGTCATCGGGGATATCGGAGTTACGAAGAGACATAGAGCGTCCGAAACGGAAACTGCTATGTATATGGCCGCAAAAGTTGCCGAAATGGCATTGAAAGACGCCGGTAAAAAGGCGGACGACGTCGATCTGTTTATTTTAGCCAATTGGACGGACCGCTATTTTCTCCCCGATCTCGCCCCACAGGCATCAAAGCTAGCGGGAACCAAAAATGCTTTATCGTTCGATATAAGTACGGCTTGCACCGGTTTCGTCCACGGTGTTCAAATGGCATCCGCATATTTAGGAACGGGAAAATTTAAAACGGCATTAGTCATCGGCAGCGAACGTTTTTCGATACGCACTAGAATCGGCGGTTACGGAGAATTTACCGCCGGGGATGGCGCTGCGGGAGTGTTATTGGAGTTTACGGGAGAAAAAGAATTCGGAATTATTGATTCCTTTTTGAAAGACGATGGGGATCTTTCAGGCGTTATTGTTACGGGTCCGCCTCCGCAAAGTTACGTGAAAAGTTTTCCGGATTTGGTCACGAAGGCTGCGGACTTGACCCTTTCCGCAATGGATGATCTCCTGCAGCGAAACGGTTTAACTCCCGAGGATATCGACTGGGTCGTCCCCCATCCAGGTACGGACGTCGTGGTACAGAGCCTCCTGAAGAGAACCAAGTTTCCCAGGGAAAAAATTCTTATGAATTTCGACCGAGTCGGTAATACTTCAGCGGCATCCATTCCGGTCGTTCTTTCGGAATTTTATCAGAAAGGTACCTTCAAAAAAGGGGACCTTTTTCTAACTCCCGCGGTGGGAGGAGGTTTCTACTGGGGAGGGCTTCTTTTCCGACTTTAA
- a CDS encoding SiaB family protein kinase: MQLSRQYNILRKTGVALLYKGPFSETTIASLNELLKEKLMEEKKRNRILTVFVEMAQNVAHYSQERDEKSGIGILVLRRKSRNWELNCGNSIHPEKVPYLKDRLEETKQLSPEELKEKYNIQIRSERPRDSKGAGLGFYEIARKSDLPLVFQFEKGEDGGVFFRLTARFLLTDKEEFSAGEDV; the protein is encoded by the coding sequence ATGCAACTGTCAAGACAATATAATATTCTAAGAAAGACCGGTGTAGCCCTACTGTATAAAGGTCCTTTTTCCGAAACGACGATCGCTTCCTTAAACGAGTTGCTAAAGGAAAAGCTTATGGAGGAAAAAAAGCGAAATCGGATTCTCACAGTATTCGTCGAGATGGCTCAGAACGTCGCTCATTACTCCCAGGAAAGGGATGAAAAAAGCGGAATCGGAATTTTAGTGCTGAGAAGAAAATCGCGTAATTGGGAATTGAACTGTGGAAACTCCATCCACCCGGAAAAAGTCCCCTATTTAAAGGATCGACTGGAGGAAACCAAGCAATTATCGCCGGAAGAATTAAAAGAAAAGTATAATATTCAAATTCGCTCAGAAAGACCCCGGGACAGCAAAGGAGCAGGATTAGGATTTTATGAAATAGCCCGAAAATCGGATCTCCCTCTCGTTTTTCAATTCGAAAAAGGGGAAGACGGAGGCGTTTTCTTTCGGTTAACCGCAAGATTCCTTTTGACGGACAAGGAGGAATTTTCAGCGGGAGAAGATGTTTGA
- a CDS encoding four helix bundle protein — MKSDGSSNGPEAEFPKKYFFSTEIPIRKIDLSLDIHVSFASVLDLVMEAHLQFFQFLGYSVTDIHGNSIIFANAVILYQGELLYKDRVVIDVSLDNIGEKSFDLYFRLSKDRRRQKVSLVKIRVLFFNYEQRKVVPVPDVFREKFETGKVPARVSPDVGEGNIVAKAADSYGGEIGFRKLEVWKLSHEFVLRLFNLCDIWKPQAEATLIEHVRSVASLLPVRIAGAWGARIRSEKIRNILRAKVHLEELRYLLVLVSDLGVADPKKELADLVKINLHLKKYLNRVRTGEARKIV, encoded by the coding sequence ATGAAATCGGACGGCTCATCGAACGGACCAGAGGCGGAGTTTCCGAAAAAATATTTTTTTTCGACGGAGATTCCGATTCGTAAAATCGATCTGAGCTTGGACATCCACGTATCGTTTGCGAGCGTCTTGGATTTGGTCATGGAGGCCCATCTCCAGTTCTTCCAATTTCTGGGCTACTCCGTAACCGACATTCACGGAAACAGCATCATATTTGCGAATGCCGTGATTCTTTATCAGGGAGAGTTGCTTTATAAGGACCGGGTCGTTATCGACGTTTCTCTGGATAATATCGGGGAAAAGTCCTTTGATTTGTATTTTCGTCTTTCTAAGGATCGCAGAAGACAGAAAGTTTCTCTCGTAAAAATTCGCGTTTTATTCTTCAATTATGAGCAAAGAAAGGTGGTACCGGTTCCGGACGTATTTCGGGAAAAATTCGAAACGGGTAAGGTTCCCGCCCGAGTCAGTCCCGACGTCGGTGAAGGAAACATCGTCGCAAAAGCGGCCGATTCGTACGGAGGAGAAATCGGTTTTCGTAAACTGGAAGTTTGGAAGCTTTCTCACGAGTTCGTATTACGATTATTTAATCTTTGCGATATTTGGAAACCTCAGGCCGAAGCGACTTTGATCGAGCACGTTCGGTCCGTCGCATCTTTATTACCAGTCCGGATTGCGGGCGCATGGGGTGCGAGAATCCGCTCGGAGAAAATTCGCAATATTCTCAGGGCGAAAGTTCATCTCGAGGAACTTAGATATTTATTGGTTCTCGTGTCCGATTTGGGCGTAGCCGATCCGAAGAAAGAGCTTGCAGATCTAGTTAAAATCAATTTGCATTTAAAGAAATACTTAAATAGAGTCCGCACGGGAGAAGCTAGAAAAATCGTATAA
- a CDS encoding SRPBCC family protein has product MKNQFTASASIRIRASAAKVWQGLTDPNLIKKYFFGTEAISDWKVGSRLLFKGVWEGKEYLDKGTILQVEPERLFRYNYLSSFSNLEDLPENYANITYELSQQNDETSLVITQDNILSDEARKHSEQNWDFVLNELKKLLEGT; this is encoded by the coding sequence ATGAAAAACCAATTTACGGCCTCGGCAAGCATTCGGATTCGCGCAAGTGCTGCAAAAGTTTGGCAAGGATTAACGGATCCGAATTTAATTAAGAAGTATTTCTTCGGAACGGAAGCGATTTCCGATTGGAAAGTGGGGAGCCGGTTGCTTTTCAAAGGGGTATGGGAAGGAAAGGAATATCTGGATAAGGGAACGATTTTACAGGTCGAGCCCGAAAGATTGTTTCGTTACAATTACCTCAGCTCGTTTTCCAATTTGGAAGATCTCCCCGAAAATTACGCCAACATTACTTACGAACTTTCGCAGCAAAATGACGAAACTTCGCTAGTTATAACCCAGGACAATATACTTTCGGACGAGGCTCGAAAGCATTCCGAACAAAACTGGGACTTTGTCCTAAACGAATTAAAGAAACTTTTAGAAGGGACCTGA
- a CDS encoding CoA-transferase codes for MLRESYHPEPTRILPDPDSLVREFIQPGMYLHLATTMSRPNALIYSLVRSFKGKNPEFTISVAGIHSSAHALALSGIVKKMITGFAGDNYPKPSPNSLYKDLLEGKPFELELWSLLTIVQRLMAGAMHLPGFITNSLIGSDMILDKLGTTAFLYGKPTPGNPFGEAAKHHLTSESRGTREKDLAFITPLTPDITLVHGVVADEDGNIVLCPPAGEGAWGALAATKGVIATVEKIVPRGMIPPELVSIPGGKVMGLAMARYGAHPQSLRVHGLPDVPAFEGIETYLDDYEFQREANEAAGVPSKADRWFKQFVDLPGGHEEYLEEIGEVKLRRLKMIPPEHHLTQPEDSKTVNDSEQTIILAARAIIDRVKHKGYKTILAGIGAAHMAAWTASKLLEKEGIRIRIIAELGFYGMRPFQGDVFLFSQLHAQQCSMLSDTANILGTVVPDNCLGVIGAAEIDWFGNVNSVMDGKGKFLVGSGGANDIVSSADTIVVAKANRYRFVRKVKHITSPGERVVEAVCQFGRFKRPAFSDHPFELSSWIAPASDDEMEALEAVLRYTLWLPPDEDLTVSEEPPINSEELTILRELDPERIYTEQFMVYTRLP; via the coding sequence ATGCTTAGAGAGTCGTACCATCCAGAACCAACTAGAATTCTTCCAGACCCGGATAGTCTTGTCCGCGAGTTTATTCAACCTGGAATGTATCTGCATCTGGCTACGACCATGTCGCGTCCGAACGCGTTAATATATTCGTTAGTTCGCAGCTTCAAAGGCAAAAACCCTGAATTCACGATCAGCGTGGCCGGAATTCACTCCAGCGCCCACGCACTCGCTCTTTCTGGAATCGTGAAAAAAATGATAACGGGATTTGCGGGGGATAATTATCCCAAGCCAAGCCCGAATTCTTTGTATAAGGACTTGCTGGAAGGGAAACCGTTCGAATTAGAGCTCTGGTCCCTTCTTACGATCGTGCAAAGACTTATGGCGGGAGCCATGCATCTTCCCGGCTTCATTACGAATTCCTTAATCGGATCGGATATGATCCTAGATAAATTGGGAACGACAGCGTTTCTTTACGGCAAACCGACTCCCGGAAATCCGTTTGGCGAGGCCGCAAAGCACCACCTAACAAGCGAAAGCCGGGGGACCCGCGAAAAAGACCTGGCTTTCATCACGCCCTTGACTCCCGATATCACTCTCGTTCACGGAGTAGTCGCGGACGAAGACGGAAATATCGTCCTCTGTCCTCCTGCCGGTGAAGGAGCCTGGGGGGCCTTGGCCGCAACAAAAGGCGTCATTGCCACTGTGGAAAAAATCGTGCCTAGAGGAATGATTCCTCCGGAATTAGTAAGTATTCCCGGTGGAAAAGTTATGGGCTTGGCCATGGCAAGGTACGGCGCGCATCCGCAATCCTTGCGCGTTCACGGTCTCCCGGACGTTCCGGCATTCGAAGGAATCGAAACGTATTTGGACGATTACGAATTCCAAAGGGAAGCAAACGAGGCGGCCGGAGTTCCGAGTAAGGCCGATCGTTGGTTTAAGCAGTTCGTCGATTTACCGGGCGGGCATGAGGAGTATCTGGAGGAGATCGGGGAGGTCAAATTACGAAGATTGAAAATGATTCCCCCGGAACATCACTTAACGCAACCGGAAGATTCCAAAACCGTAAACGATTCGGAGCAGACGATCATTCTAGCCGCAAGAGCCATCATAGATAGAGTGAAACATAAGGGTTATAAAACGATTCTAGCCGGAATCGGCGCGGCTCATATGGCCGCTTGGACGGCTTCGAAGTTATTGGAGAAGGAAGGAATTCGTATTCGAATCATCGCCGAACTCGGGTTTTACGGGATGCGTCCGTTTCAGGGCGACGTTTTTCTTTTTAGCCAATTGCATGCGCAGCAATGCTCGATGTTATCCGACACGGCCAATATTCTCGGGACGGTCGTTCCCGATAATTGTTTGGGAGTGATCGGAGCTGCCGAAATAGATTGGTTCGGAAATGTGAATTCCGTAATGGACGGCAAAGGTAAATTCTTGGTCGGTTCGGGCGGTGCAAACGATATCGTTTCCTCCGCCGATACGATCGTGGTCGCAAAAGCCAACAGGTACCGCTTCGTTAGAAAAGTGAAACACATCACTTCTCCCGGAGAAAGAGTCGTAGAAGCGGTATGCCAATTCGGTCGTTTCAAACGACCTGCTTTTTCCGACCATCCGTTCGAACTTTCATCCTGGATCGCGCCCGCTTCCGACGACGAAATGGAAGCCTTGGAGGCGGTGCTGCGGTATACCTTATGGCTTCCCCCCGATGAAGATCTTACGGTTTCGGAAGAACCTCCTATCAATTCGGAAGAACTTACGATACTCCGGGAATTAGATCCGGAAAGAATCTATACGGAACAATTTATGGTTTACACGCGCTTGCCTTAA
- a CDS encoding PP2C family protein-serine/threonine phosphatase, with protein sequence MNIHYYAITDKGNFRSHNEDSFLANGELVCGQIHDGLVNVRNANTDDSPALFALADGLGGHEAGEVASRTALEKLSWMARAIQPLEELPSLGWKNLLRKINTEVNFYGQSIGKPNMGTTLVGCLLGKKKSWIFNVGDSRLYHMNQEGLRKVTVDHNIGEELGTGIGRNLLTSCIGAGSKDMQADLFDFTGKLSAGDHLLLCTDGLTEVLNIDSIEKVIKEHNDLKEICSILSEEANLRMTRDNHTVLVIRVDSL encoded by the coding sequence ATGAACATTCATTATTACGCAATCACGGACAAGGGAAATTTTCGATCCCATAATGAAGACTCGTTTCTGGCAAACGGAGAGCTTGTATGCGGTCAAATTCATGATGGATTAGTGAATGTTCGAAACGCGAATACCGACGACTCTCCCGCACTATTCGCTTTAGCCGACGGCTTAGGCGGACACGAGGCCGGCGAAGTCGCGAGCCGGACCGCCCTGGAAAAATTGTCCTGGATGGCAAGAGCCATTCAGCCTTTGGAGGAGTTACCTTCTCTGGGGTGGAAGAATCTACTTAGGAAAATCAACACCGAAGTTAATTTTTACGGCCAATCCATCGGAAAACCGAATATGGGTACTACCCTAGTAGGTTGCCTTCTTGGAAAAAAGAAATCCTGGATCTTCAACGTAGGGGACAGTCGACTGTATCACATGAATCAGGAAGGCTTACGCAAGGTAACGGTCGATCATAATATCGGCGAGGAATTGGGAACGGGAATCGGTAGAAATCTTCTAACGAGTTGCATCGGCGCCGGTTCCAAGGATATGCAAGCGGATCTTTTTGATTTTACGGGAAAGCTTTCCGCCGGAGATCATTTATTACTTTGTACCGACGGCCTTACCGAAGTCTTAAATATCGACTCGATCGAAAAAGTAATTAAGGAGCATAATGATTTAAAGGAGATCTGCTCCATTCTATCGGAAGAGGCCAATCTCAGAATGACCCGGGACAATCATACCGTCTTGGTGATACGAGTGGATAGTTTATAA
- a CDS encoding LA_2478/LA_2722/LA_4182 family protein: protein MRFLILSLLSALCISFLGDCKSSKSPEEKLMELAPRFQKAMCSKTIECTKDEIAKVPAQYRNMIPAFMQSEEACVAHFKESFEKSKKERQEKKQEVTPDMVTAFETCVDAVEKSNCDLYKGKGKHTIPGCEGLEKFSKN from the coding sequence ATGAGATTCTTAATCCTATCTCTATTATCCGCATTGTGTATTTCTTTCCTCGGAGATTGCAAGTCCTCGAAATCGCCTGAGGAGAAACTAATGGAGTTAGCCCCAAGATTTCAAAAAGCGATGTGCTCGAAAACGATCGAATGTACCAAGGACGAAATCGCCAAGGTACCGGCTCAATACCGAAATATGATTCCTGCGTTTATGCAATCCGAGGAAGCGTGTGTCGCTCATTTCAAAGAAAGTTTCGAAAAATCCAAAAAGGAACGTCAGGAAAAGAAACAGGAAGTCACTCCCGATATGGTAACGGCGTTCGAAACTTGTGTTGATGCCGTCGAAAAATCGAATTGCGATCTTTATAAGGGAAAGGGAAAGCATACGATTCCCGGCTGTGAAGGTTTGGAAAAATTTTCTAAAAACTGA